The following coding sequences are from one Arthrobacter crystallopoietes window:
- a CDS encoding MFS transporter codes for MQERINKKHVLAWASWDWGSAAINAIMTTFVFTVYLVSDPFGGEDYASQILGYGLAVSGVAIALLAPITGQRSDSGGRRRYWLGVNTMAVVALTALCFFVYPSPGFLFVGVALIALANIFFEFANVNYYAMLGQISTPSTVGKVSGFGWAMGYVGGIVALALVLMGFVLPETGWFGATAENGLNIRLVAVFSAVWFLIFALPVLFTVPEIPRQPKAARLGFFASYGLLFRRIKAIYRTSPHTIFFLLASAIFRDGLAAVFTFGGVIAAGTFGFTLTEVIFFAIAGNVVAALGAVVGGILDDRIGPKKIIVGSLIGLIVAGAAVLVLGANTYSIFGATLTGDTTFWIFGLMLCLFAGPAQSSSRAYLARLAPTGEEGEFFGLYATTGRAVSFLAPTLFGLSITIFGTQRFGILGILIVLLAGLLALLPVKEPREVPTAQTPSA; via the coding sequence ATGCAAGAGAGAATCAATAAGAAGCACGTTCTCGCGTGGGCGTCTTGGGATTGGGGCTCGGCCGCCATCAACGCGATTATGACGACCTTCGTCTTCACCGTTTATCTGGTGAGCGACCCCTTTGGCGGCGAAGACTATGCCTCGCAGATCCTCGGTTACGGTTTGGCCGTGTCCGGAGTCGCCATCGCGCTGCTGGCCCCGATCACCGGCCAGCGCTCGGACTCCGGCGGACGGCGGAGGTACTGGCTGGGCGTCAACACCATGGCCGTCGTCGCACTGACGGCGCTGTGCTTCTTTGTCTATCCCTCCCCCGGATTCCTCTTCGTCGGCGTCGCGCTGATCGCGCTGGCCAACATTTTCTTCGAGTTCGCCAACGTCAACTACTACGCGATGCTCGGCCAGATCTCCACGCCGTCCACCGTCGGCAAGGTCAGCGGCTTCGGCTGGGCCATGGGTTATGTCGGCGGCATCGTGGCCCTGGCGCTGGTGCTGATGGGCTTCGTCCTCCCCGAGACCGGCTGGTTCGGAGCCACCGCCGAAAACGGGCTGAACATCCGGTTGGTCGCGGTGTTCTCGGCCGTCTGGTTCCTGATCTTTGCCCTGCCGGTACTTTTCACCGTGCCGGAAATTCCCCGTCAGCCGAAGGCCGCCCGGCTGGGCTTCTTCGCCTCCTACGGACTGTTGTTCCGCCGGATCAAGGCCATCTACCGGACCAGTCCGCACACCATCTTCTTCCTGCTGGCCAGCGCGATCTTCCGGGACGGGCTGGCAGCGGTCTTCACCTTCGGCGGTGTGATTGCCGCCGGCACCTTTGGCTTCACCCTGACCGAAGTCATCTTCTTCGCCATCGCCGGGAACGTCGTCGCCGCCCTTGGTGCAGTGGTCGGCGGGATCCTCGATGACCGGATCGGGCCAAAGAAGATTATCGTCGGCTCCCTGATCGGACTGATCGTCGCCGGCGCCGCTGTCCTGGTGCTCGGAGCCAACACGTACAGCATCTTCGGCGCAACCCTGACCGGAGACACCACGTTCTGGATCTTCGGGCTGATGCTGTGCCTCTTCGCAGGCCCCGCCCAGTCGTCCAGCCGCGCTTATCTGGCACGGCTGGCGCCCACCGGCGAAGAGGGCGAGTTCTTCGGTCTCTACGCCACCACCGGCCGGGCCGTCAGCTTCCTGGCACCGACACTCTTTGGCTTGAGCATTACCATCTTCGGCACGCAGCGCTTCGGCATCCTGGGCATCCTCATTGTGCTGCTGGCCGGGCTGCTGGCACTGCTGCCGGTCAAGGAGCCGCGCGAGGTCCCGACGGCGCAAACGCCGTCGGCCTGA
- the dcd gene encoding dCTP deaminase has translation MLISDRDIRAELDAERIVLDPFLPEMIQPSSVDVRIDRFFRLFDNHKYAHIDPQLEQPDLTRLVEVDPDEPFILHPGEFVLGSTYEMVTLPEDIAARLEGKSSLGRLGLLTHSTAGFIDPGFSGHVTLELSNMATLPIKLWPGSKIGQLCFFRLTSPAEHAYGSGQYGNRYQGQRGPTASRSYLNFHRTTIER, from the coding sequence GTGCTGATTTCAGACCGCGATATCCGAGCCGAACTCGATGCCGAGCGTATTGTCCTGGACCCGTTTCTGCCCGAAATGATCCAGCCCTCCAGCGTGGACGTGCGGATTGACCGGTTCTTCCGGCTGTTCGACAACCACAAATATGCGCACATCGACCCGCAGTTGGAGCAGCCGGACCTGACGCGCCTTGTTGAAGTGGACCCCGATGAGCCGTTCATCCTGCACCCCGGCGAATTCGTGCTGGGCTCCACCTATGAAATGGTGACCCTGCCGGAGGACATCGCCGCCCGGCTGGAAGGCAAATCGTCGCTGGGCCGGCTGGGTCTGCTCACGCACTCCACCGCGGGCTTCATTGATCCGGGATTCTCCGGCCACGTGACGCTGGAACTGTCCAACATGGCCACGTTGCCGATCAAGCTCTGGCCGGGCTCGAAGATCGGCCAGCTGTGCTTCTTCCGCCTGACTTCACCGGCTGAACACGCCTATGGGTCGGGTCAGTACGGCAACCGGTACCAGGGCCAGCGGGGTCCGACGGCGTCGCGCAGCTACCTTAACTTCCACCGCACCACGATCGAGCGCTGA
- a CDS encoding M15 family metallopeptidase — METGSTSQRPRLALLAVMVTAVALLFTLVTAVPASAAEPVRDPANIKVLVNKAHPLSPLNYTPKLARWKSTGYRMRPDVSTKLSSLFAGADSAGHAIAVVSAYRSYAEQRDLYNYYVRIYGKTYADRISARPGYSEHQTGLAVDIGLASGSCGLEACFGDTAAGKWVAANAYKYGFIIRYPRGHEATTGYTYEPWHLRYVGVALATDMRTKKIPTMEHYYVLGKPSIRSYSDVMAADSAGDLWRYPGSGGRMHPRVKIDYAYGGVKTGTSVDWNQDGTIDLLLQMKDGRLLVNFGRPGGGFQAPREVGRGFARYDLTVGRWAAADTYPGIVAKRWSDGALLYYRNGSAAYLSAGRTISSGWGRYRPTMLDWNQDGKQDLIAIRNTGELYFYPGNGSGGVSTSKRQLIGKSGWHKVSTVTPLYGYTVSGSAGFIGKFTDGTLKYYPYSRGRFGARTQEGTGFTSYNVFR, encoded by the coding sequence ATGGAAACCGGAAGCACTTCGCAACGCCCACGGCTCGCGCTGCTGGCAGTCATGGTCACCGCTGTGGCGCTGCTTTTCACGCTCGTGACCGCTGTTCCGGCCTCAGCCGCCGAACCTGTCCGGGACCCGGCCAACATCAAGGTTCTGGTCAACAAGGCCCACCCGTTGAGCCCGCTCAACTACACCCCGAAGCTGGCGCGGTGGAAGAGCACGGGCTACAGGATGCGGCCGGATGTCAGCACCAAACTCTCAAGCCTTTTTGCCGGTGCCGACAGCGCAGGCCATGCGATCGCCGTCGTTAGTGCCTACCGTTCCTATGCGGAACAGCGTGACCTCTACAACTACTACGTGAGAATCTACGGCAAGACCTACGCGGACCGGATTTCCGCCCGCCCAGGCTATAGCGAACACCAGACCGGACTGGCAGTGGACATCGGCCTGGCCAGCGGATCCTGCGGACTGGAAGCGTGTTTCGGCGATACCGCCGCGGGCAAGTGGGTGGCCGCCAACGCGTACAAATACGGATTCATCATCCGCTACCCGAGGGGCCACGAAGCCACCACCGGCTACACCTACGAGCCTTGGCATCTGCGCTATGTCGGCGTCGCTTTGGCGACCGACATGCGGACCAAGAAGATCCCGACCATGGAGCACTACTACGTGCTGGGCAAGCCGAGTATCCGCAGTTACTCGGATGTGATGGCGGCCGATTCCGCCGGTGACCTCTGGCGCTATCCGGGCAGCGGCGGCAGGATGCACCCCCGGGTGAAAATCGACTACGCTTACGGCGGCGTCAAGACCGGCACGTCGGTTGACTGGAACCAGGACGGGACCATCGACCTGCTGCTCCAGATGAAGGACGGCCGGCTGCTGGTGAACTTCGGCCGGCCAGGCGGCGGCTTCCAGGCGCCCCGCGAAGTCGGCCGCGGCTTCGCCAGGTACGATCTCACCGTTGGACGCTGGGCTGCCGCAGACACCTACCCGGGCATTGTGGCCAAGCGATGGTCGGACGGCGCGTTGCTCTACTACCGCAACGGCTCCGCGGCCTACCTGTCCGCCGGCCGGACAATCAGCAGCGGCTGGGGACGTTACCGGCCCACAATGCTGGACTGGAACCAGGACGGCAAACAGGACTTGATCGCCATCCGGAATACCGGCGAGCTCTACTTCTACCCGGGAAACGGCTCCGGCGGCGTCAGCACCTCAAAACGCCAACTGATCGGCAAGAGCGGCTGGCATAAGGTCTCGACCGTGACCCCGCTCTACGGCTACACCGTGTCGGGATCCGCCGGCTTCATCGGGAAGTTCACCGACGGAACGTTGAAGTACTACCCCTACAGCAGGGGCCGTTTCGGCGCACGTACCCAGGAAGGGACAGGCTTCACCTCCTACAACGTCTTCCGGTAG
- a CDS encoding tryptophan 2,3-dioxygenase has product MTVDKNTRKFETGIETDFSDKMSYGSYLRLDDLLSAQRPVSRPEHHDELLFIIQHQTSELWLKLVLHELRTVREKLQADDLRFAMKGIARIKHIQRSLTEQWSVLATLTPSEYAEFRGQLGSSSGFQSYQYRAVEFLLGNKNRSMLDVFAADPSAQALLGDLLGKTSIYDEFLAFLSRRGYAVPGELLERDVSEAHVFNPELVQTFKYVYENAHENWDVYEACEELVDLEDNFQLWRFRHLKTVERTIGMKRGTGGSSGVGFLQKALELTFFPELYAVRTEIGQP; this is encoded by the coding sequence ATGACGGTGGACAAGAACACCCGGAAATTTGAAACCGGAATCGAGACCGATTTCTCCGACAAGATGAGCTACGGCTCTTACCTTCGGCTGGACGATCTGCTCTCCGCCCAGCGGCCGGTAAGCCGGCCCGAACACCACGACGAGCTGCTCTTCATCATCCAGCACCAGACGTCGGAGCTGTGGCTCAAGCTGGTCCTGCACGAGCTGCGCACGGTGCGGGAAAAACTGCAGGCCGATGACCTGCGGTTTGCGATGAAGGGCATTGCCCGGATCAAACACATCCAGCGCTCGCTGACGGAACAATGGTCCGTGCTCGCCACCCTCACGCCATCCGAGTACGCGGAATTCCGCGGCCAGCTGGGCTCGTCCTCGGGCTTCCAGTCCTACCAGTACCGGGCGGTTGAGTTCCTGCTGGGCAACAAGAACCGCAGCATGCTCGACGTGTTCGCGGCTGATCCGAGCGCCCAGGCCCTGCTTGGGGACCTTCTGGGGAAGACCAGCATCTACGACGAGTTCCTGGCGTTCCTGTCCCGCCGGGGCTACGCGGTACCGGGGGAACTGCTGGAACGGGACGTCAGCGAAGCCCACGTGTTCAATCCTGAACTGGTGCAGACCTTTAAATATGTGTACGAGAACGCCCACGAGAACTGGGACGTTTACGAGGCCTGTGAAGAACTGGTGGACCTTGAGGACAACTTCCAGCTCTGGCGTTTCCGCCATTTGAAGACAGTGGAACGCACGATCGGCATGAAACGCGGCACCGGCGGTTCATCCGGCGTCGGATTTCTGCAAAAGGCCCTGGAACTGACGTTCTTCCCGGAGCTCTACGCCGTCCGCACCGAGATCGGCCAGCCGTAG
- a CDS encoding cation:proton antiporter regulatory subunit: MDVEETPLPGIGLRREIVLDNGRRVGIVIHRDGQTELIISRLDDPDACLASVPMSVEEAATLGGLLGGPKLVAQLSEEHSELPGVSTRQFPVTEGSPFSGHALGEARIRTRSGASVVAIVREGQVMPSPAPSDTMKPGDLLIVVGTPDGLDAAAKILHGG, translated from the coding sequence ATGGACGTGGAAGAAACACCGTTGCCGGGAATCGGCCTTCGCCGGGAGATCGTGCTGGACAACGGCAGGCGTGTGGGCATAGTCATCCATCGCGATGGCCAGACCGAGCTGATCATCTCGCGCCTGGACGATCCCGACGCCTGCCTCGCCTCGGTTCCCATGAGCGTGGAGGAGGCTGCTACCTTGGGCGGACTGCTCGGCGGTCCAAAGCTGGTGGCCCAGTTATCCGAAGAACACAGCGAACTGCCGGGGGTGAGCACGCGGCAGTTCCCGGTGACCGAAGGTTCGCCTTTCTCCGGGCATGCCCTGGGCGAGGCCAGGATCCGCACCCGCAGTGGCGCGTCCGTGGTCGCCATTGTCCGGGAAGGCCAGGTGATGCCTTCCCCCGCACCGAGCGACACCATGAAGCCCGGAGATCTGCTCATCGTGGTGGGTACCCCTGACGGACTCGATGCTGCCGCCAAGATCCTGCACGGGGGATAG
- a CDS encoding cation:proton antiporter — protein MGGTTLVLIELGLVFLGLGILGRLAARIGMSPVPLYLLGGLAFGNGGLIEFASISEFSHIASEIGVVLLLLMLGLEYTARELATGLRQSWQAGVVDLLLNFLPGAVLALILGWGGIGALVLGGVTYISSSGIAAKVLTDLGRLGNRETPVVLSILVLEDLAMAAYLPVLTTVLAGASFLGGLQAVGAALLAVSAVLFLAIRYGQRITAWIHSPEQETFLLKLIGVALLVAGLASAMQVSAAVGAFLLGIAISGATAESAVRVLAPLRDIFAAMFFVVFGLNTDPASIPPVLVWTIVLGVLTAGTKIATGWWAARQAGIGRWGRLRAGSALIARGEFSIVIAGLAVASGAIVAELAAVVTAYVMLMAVTGPIATRFAEPAVRRISRQPEAEPAS, from the coding sequence GTGGGCGGCACGACTCTTGTCCTGATCGAGCTCGGCCTGGTGTTTCTTGGGCTGGGCATCCTGGGTCGTCTTGCCGCCCGGATCGGCATGTCGCCGGTTCCGTTGTATCTGCTGGGTGGACTGGCTTTCGGCAACGGCGGATTGATCGAATTCGCCAGCATCAGCGAATTCAGCCACATCGCCAGCGAAATCGGCGTGGTCCTGCTCCTGCTCATGCTGGGGCTCGAATATACCGCCCGTGAACTCGCGACAGGCCTGCGGCAATCCTGGCAGGCCGGCGTGGTGGACCTGTTGCTGAATTTCCTCCCCGGTGCGGTGCTGGCGCTCATCCTCGGCTGGGGCGGGATCGGTGCACTGGTACTGGGCGGCGTGACCTATATATCCTCCTCAGGCATCGCCGCCAAAGTCCTCACGGACCTGGGCCGCTTGGGAAACCGGGAAACACCGGTGGTCCTCTCCATCCTGGTCCTGGAAGATCTCGCCATGGCCGCCTATCTGCCGGTGCTCACGACAGTCCTCGCCGGGGCGTCGTTCCTGGGCGGCCTGCAGGCCGTTGGAGCAGCGTTGCTGGCCGTGAGCGCAGTCCTGTTCCTGGCCATCCGGTACGGCCAGCGGATCACTGCCTGGATCCACAGTCCGGAACAAGAAACGTTCCTGCTCAAACTGATCGGTGTCGCGCTGCTGGTAGCCGGCCTGGCCTCCGCCATGCAGGTTTCCGCGGCCGTCGGAGCCTTCCTCCTGGGCATCGCGATATCGGGCGCAACGGCTGAAAGCGCCGTCCGGGTCCTGGCGCCGCTGCGCGATATCTTTGCGGCCATGTTCTTCGTGGTGTTCGGGCTCAACACCGATCCGGCCTCCATCCCACCGGTACTGGTTTGGACCATCGTGCTGGGGGTGCTGACGGCGGGCACCAAAATAGCTACCGGCTGGTGGGCAGCACGCCAGGCGGGAATCGGCCGCTGGGGACGGCTTCGGGCGGGCTCTGCGCTGATTGCACGAGGGGAATTTTCCATCGTCATTGCCGGCCTCGCGGTGGCCTCGGGTGCCATAGTCGCCGAACTGGCTGCGGTGGTGACGGCCTATGTGATGCTCATGGCGGTGACCGGGCCGATAGCCACCCGCTTTGCCGAGCCTGCCGTCCGCCGGATATCCCGACAACCCGAAGCGGAGCCGGCAAGCTGA
- a CDS encoding DinB family protein, whose translation MMPTADDLRAVADDALDHLAALPDPAWEQPAYGLEWNCRDTAAHLMDDFGFYAMQLAGRNPPQDDYVVLQDPPPWRQGSPEILFWPDPATGTAGIISCLDATAGLLCAVVAVAPPGKRGYHPAGISDASGFAAMGITEAALHAYDILAAHGIGYEADGGIIGTVLDRLFPGAARTSEPWQDLLRASGRTAETRGRAWRWDSSVH comes from the coding sequence ATGATGCCTACCGCGGATGATCTGCGCGCTGTCGCCGATGATGCCTTGGACCACCTGGCCGCATTGCCCGACCCTGCTTGGGAGCAACCTGCCTACGGACTCGAGTGGAACTGCCGCGACACCGCGGCGCATCTAATGGACGATTTCGGGTTCTATGCCATGCAACTGGCGGGGCGAAACCCGCCGCAGGACGATTATGTGGTGCTGCAGGACCCGCCTCCCTGGCGGCAGGGCTCACCGGAGATCCTCTTCTGGCCGGACCCGGCCACCGGGACAGCCGGCATCATCAGTTGCCTCGACGCTACCGCGGGACTGCTGTGTGCCGTGGTTGCTGTAGCCCCGCCGGGAAAACGCGGCTATCACCCGGCCGGAATCTCGGACGCTTCGGGCTTCGCCGCCATGGGGATCACGGAAGCGGCCCTGCACGCTTACGACATCCTGGCTGCCCACGGCATAGGTTATGAGGCCGACGGCGGAATCATCGGCACGGTACTCGACCGGCTGTTTCCTGGCGCTGCCAGGACCAGCGAGCCGTGGCAGGACCTGCTGCGGGCCAGCGGACGGACTGCTGAAACCCGGGGCCGCGCGTGGCGCTGGGATTCCTCCGTCCACTGA
- a CDS encoding sugar ABC transporter substrate-binding protein: MPQHERFDSRNRKKPRALTGVTLALGAMLLSGCSEAENVPTLTWYINPDDGGQAAIAERCTADSGGAYRIETSLLPNDAASQREQLARRLAAGDSSLDIMSLDPPFIPELAEPGFLAPVPEDVAQRTTENVVEGALAGAQWKDELVTVPFWANTQLLWYRKSVAEAAGLDMSQPVTWQQIMDAAASQDKFLGVQGQRGESMTVWVNALIESGGGQIIQNPEAPAAEVELGLASEAGTKAAEIVSTIGDEGLGGPGLATQDENFSMILFQGDNGSFMVNWPFVWPATNSAVEAGSLDEELIEDIGWTTYPRVDENEPAAPPLGGINLGVGAASQHPDLAYQAIECIVSPENQAEYFITNGNPPSNTAAYEDPRIEEAFPMADTIRESLELSAPRPQTPYYNEVSIGLQQNWAPPGSVVPATTPEQTAEFILAVLRGESLL; this comes from the coding sequence ATGCCACAGCACGAGAGGTTTGACTCCCGGAACCGTAAGAAACCGCGCGCCCTGACCGGAGTAACACTGGCCCTGGGCGCGATGCTTTTAAGCGGCTGCAGCGAAGCGGAAAACGTGCCGACGCTGACCTGGTACATCAACCCCGACGACGGCGGCCAGGCTGCCATCGCCGAAAGATGCACCGCCGATTCCGGCGGCGCCTACCGAATAGAAACCTCCCTGCTCCCCAACGACGCGGCTTCGCAACGCGAACAGCTGGCGCGGCGGCTCGCAGCCGGAGATTCCTCCCTTGACATCATGAGCCTGGACCCGCCTTTCATCCCTGAACTCGCGGAGCCGGGCTTCCTGGCTCCAGTGCCGGAGGACGTGGCCCAACGGACCACGGAAAATGTGGTCGAGGGCGCCCTGGCCGGCGCCCAGTGGAAGGACGAGCTGGTCACCGTTCCCTTCTGGGCCAACACTCAGCTGCTGTGGTACCGCAAGTCGGTGGCGGAAGCAGCCGGACTGGACATGAGCCAGCCGGTGACCTGGCAGCAGATCATGGATGCCGCGGCAAGCCAGGACAAGTTTCTGGGCGTCCAGGGCCAGCGCGGGGAATCGATGACCGTCTGGGTCAATGCGCTGATCGAGTCCGGCGGCGGACAGATCATCCAAAACCCGGAAGCCCCTGCCGCGGAAGTCGAGCTCGGTCTGGCCTCCGAGGCCGGAACGAAGGCCGCGGAAATCGTTTCGACCATCGGCGACGAAGGGCTCGGCGGTCCCGGCTTGGCCACTCAGGATGAGAACTTCTCGATGATCCTGTTCCAAGGCGATAACGGCTCGTTCATGGTGAACTGGCCCTTCGTCTGGCCTGCCACCAACAGCGCCGTCGAGGCAGGCTCGCTGGATGAAGAACTGATCGAGGACATCGGCTGGACGACCTATCCCCGGGTCGATGAAAACGAACCGGCTGCGCCTCCGCTGGGGGGCATAAATCTCGGCGTCGGTGCGGCGAGCCAGCATCCGGACTTGGCCTACCAGGCTATCGAATGCATCGTCTCCCCGGAGAACCAGGCCGAATACTTCATCACCAACGGCAACCCGCCATCGAACACGGCAGCCTACGAAGATCCCCGGATCGAAGAGGCCTTCCCTATGGCTGACACCATCCGGGAATCCCTTGAACTTTCCGCGCCGCGGCCGCAGACTCCCTATTACAACGAGGTCTCCATCGGCCTGCAGCAGAACTGGGCACCGCCCGGATCCGTCGTTCCGGCAACCACGCCGGAGCAGACTGCCGAATTCATCCTTGCAGTACTCAGAGGGGAGAGCCTGCTGTGA
- a CDS encoding carbohydrate ABC transporter permease: MSTSVKTSSPATGKQKRAAQPYSERAKGERRLGWLLAGPAFVVMLAVTAYPIVQAAYDSLFNYRLTAPSEREFIGLGNYGVILTDFVWWRDLGVTLLITVVTVVVELILGFALALVMHKALKSVRGLLRTAILVPYGIITVVSAFAWFYAFDINSGYINNWFNWVPGIDPDLNWFAGTWSSLFVIMASEIWKTTPFISLLLLAGLAQVPDELTEAAEVDGATWWERMSRVILPNMKAAIMVAVLFRALDAFRIFDNVFIMTNGAFGTEVLSLLAYRTSISRLEIGMGSAVSVLLFICVLLICFIAIKLFKVDLAGARGSK, encoded by the coding sequence GTGAGTACCTCGGTCAAAACAAGCAGCCCGGCTACTGGAAAACAGAAGCGGGCGGCCCAGCCGTACAGCGAACGGGCCAAGGGCGAGCGGCGGCTAGGCTGGCTGCTGGCCGGTCCGGCGTTCGTTGTCATGCTTGCCGTTACGGCCTACCCCATCGTCCAGGCCGCCTATGACTCGCTGTTCAACTACCGCCTGACCGCACCGTCGGAGCGGGAGTTCATCGGACTGGGCAATTACGGCGTTATCCTCACCGACTTTGTCTGGTGGCGGGATCTGGGCGTCACGCTCCTGATCACGGTCGTAACCGTGGTGGTTGAGCTCATCCTCGGTTTCGCGCTGGCGCTCGTCATGCACAAAGCGCTCAAGTCCGTGCGAGGGCTGCTGCGCACCGCCATTCTGGTGCCCTACGGCATCATCACGGTGGTCTCGGCCTTCGCCTGGTTCTATGCCTTTGACATCAATTCCGGCTACATCAACAACTGGTTCAACTGGGTGCCCGGCATAGATCCGGACCTGAACTGGTTTGCCGGCACCTGGTCCTCGCTCTTCGTCATCATGGCCTCGGAGATCTGGAAGACCACCCCCTTTATTTCACTGCTGTTGCTCGCCGGGCTTGCCCAAGTCCCGGATGAACTGACGGAGGCAGCGGAGGTCGACGGCGCCACCTGGTGGGAACGGATGAGCCGGGTAATCCTGCCGAACATGAAGGCGGCCATCATGGTCGCAGTGCTCTTCCGGGCGCTGGATGCCTTCCGCATTTTCGACAATGTGTTCATCATGACCAACGGCGCGTTCGGCACCGAAGTCCTGTCGCTACTTGCCTACCGCACGTCCATCAGCCGGCTGGAGATCGGTATGGGTTCGGCCGTCTCCGTCCTGCTGTTTATCTGCGTTCTGTTGATCTGCTTCATAGCCATCAAGCTGTTCAAGGTCGACCTTGCCGGCGCACGAGGGAGTAAGTAA
- a CDS encoding carbohydrate ABC transporter permease, whose product MKNSSTKEKVTWAVISVLVLLYALFPVASILATSFKQPSDLTTGKFLPTEWSTVNYEQILVGEAQGLFLSSLRNSIGIALIATFIAVVLATLCAYAIARLDFPGKKMILTTALAVSIFPVISIVTPLFNLWRTIGLYDTWPGLIIPYLSLTLPISIWTLAAFFRQIPWELEQAAQVDGATTWQAFRKAIVPLAAPGVFTTAIIAFFIAWNDFVYGISLTSTEAARPVPAALAFFTGASQFEEPTGAISAAAIIVTIPIVLLVLLFQRQIVSGLTQGAVKG is encoded by the coding sequence ATGAAGAATTCATCGACCAAGGAAAAGGTGACGTGGGCGGTCATTTCCGTGCTCGTGCTGCTGTACGCGCTGTTCCCGGTGGCTTCCATCCTCGCGACCTCCTTCAAGCAGCCCAGCGACCTGACCACTGGCAAGTTCCTGCCCACCGAATGGAGCACGGTCAACTACGAACAGATCCTGGTCGGCGAAGCCCAGGGTCTCTTCCTCAGTTCGCTGCGCAATTCGATCGGCATCGCCCTGATCGCCACCTTCATCGCCGTCGTACTGGCCACCTTGTGTGCCTATGCGATTGCCCGCCTGGACTTTCCCGGCAAGAAGATGATCCTCACCACCGCGCTGGCGGTCTCCATCTTCCCGGTCATCTCGATCGTGACCCCGCTGTTCAACCTCTGGCGGACCATCGGCCTCTATGACACCTGGCCCGGCCTGATCATCCCCTACCTGTCGCTGACGCTGCCGATCTCCATCTGGACACTGGCGGCATTCTTCCGGCAGATTCCGTGGGAGCTGGAGCAGGCTGCCCAAGTCGACGGCGCCACCACCTGGCAGGCGTTCCGCAAGGCGATCGTCCCGCTGGCCGCCCCGGGTGTCTTTACGACGGCGATCATTGCCTTTTTCATCGCCTGGAACGATTTCGTTTACGGCATTTCCCTGACCTCGACGGAGGCCGCTCGGCCGGTACCGGCGGCGCTGGCCTTCTTCACCGGCGCCTCCCAGTTCGAGGAACCCACCGGAGCCATCTCGGCGGCGGCCATCATTGTGACCATTCCGATTGTCCTGCTGGTGCTGCTCTTCCAGCGCCAGATTGTCTCAGGCCTGACCCAGGGCGCCGTCAAGGGCTGA